A genomic window from Deltaproteobacteria bacterium includes:
- a CDS encoding FHA domain-containing protein, translating to MEVREENNVPPVKRVDRGSLVGYIEVLGRSGKVSARYSVRKRGLTFGRAYNNDVVIEDPYICPHHLEIIWDEENGLVARDLGTVNGLLRENEKMKVDSIKLVSGVRFRIGRTTFRFYSHDYEVPETIVDSYAMSPLKALESRLMQATIFTGALFYIFGDYWMESYKKFDTLHFTYGMIGIFSLIVVWSSFWAFTSRMLTHRWNLFIHCAIASAGIVAISLFDVVLSYMSFAFALDHFQRIVSAVGMGLLIAGIIYTHLRFVSSALPFHLASVSSAVAIAFVGMTLLLSHLEKKDFNYSPRYNVTLKAPAFKIVKSKSLGDFFESARELKSEMDGD from the coding sequence ATGGAAGTAAGGGAAGAAAATAACGTTCCTCCCGTCAAGCGAGTTGACCGCGGCAGTCTTGTCGGCTATATCGAGGTGCTGGGCCGTTCGGGAAAGGTCTCTGCCCGTTATTCAGTGAGAAAGCGGGGCCTTACCTTCGGCAGGGCTTATAATAATGATGTCGTTATTGAAGATCCTTATATCTGTCCCCACCACCTTGAAATTATATGGGATGAGGAAAATGGCCTTGTGGCGAGAGACCTCGGTACCGTTAATGGCCTGCTGCGTGAGAATGAAAAGATGAAAGTCGATTCCATTAAACTTGTTTCGGGTGTTAGATTTCGAATTGGAAGGACCACTTTCAGGTTTTACAGCCATGATTACGAGGTGCCTGAGACGATTGTAGACAGTTATGCCATGAGCCCCTTGAAGGCCCTTGAAAGCAGGCTGATGCAGGCCACTATCTTTACAGGCGCTCTTTTCTATATATTCGGCGATTACTGGATGGAGTCATACAAAAAATTTGATACGCTGCACTTTACCTACGGAATGATCGGGATCTTTTCTCTCATTGTTGTCTGGTCATCTTTCTGGGCTTTTACGAGCCGCATGCTTACCCACCGGTGGAACCTGTTTATTCATTGTGCCATTGCGTCGGCAGGGATTGTCGCCATCTCTCTTTTTGATGTCGTACTTTCCTATATGAGTTTTGCCTTTGCTCTTGACCATTTTCAAAGGATTGTCAGCGCTGTCGGGATGGGTCTTTTAATAGCAGGAATCATTTATACCCATCTCCGCTTTGTTTCCTCAGCCCTGCCTTTTCATCTTGCTTCTGTATCATCGGCTGTTGCCATCGCTTTTGTAGGCATGACGCTTTTGCTTTCGCACCTTGAAAAGAAGGATTTTAATTATTCTCCCCGTTACAATGTGACGTTGAAAGCGCCCGCTTTCAAGATAGTAAAAAGCAAGAGCCTGGGGGATTTTTTTGAGTCTGCACGGGAATTGAAAAGTGAGATGGATGGTGACTGA
- a CDS encoding cation:proton antiporter, which yields MLITFVAASVLGVVLFLISQRLKISAIVLLLIAGILSGPEFLGIIQPESLGEGLNTIISLSVAIILFEGGLTLDATGYRQVSSEIWGVLTRGVLITWGLSALAIKVLFGFDIMLCLLSASLIIVTGPTVIGPLLQRIRVKKSLHNILYWEGVLIDPIGVFIALLCYEWILSAGEPEAYLNFFSRFFVGAVMGLAFGYIIFHILRKNWIPEERLNFFVLASALLNYTIADGMATESGLLSVTIQGFLLGYKETPQLDKIIEYKVELKDFLIGLLFMLLAANLTTEKFLNYGTTLITVVVIVMFIIRPVNIFLSTWGSTLKVREKLFLSWIAPRGIVAASMSSLFAFHLKDKNFLHADFLESFTYAVIAGTVIFQGFTAKHVGKMLGVLEPRPRGWLIVGAHKLARAVAKFIQDNGESVVLLDTNPREVKVAKREGITALCENAMTIDPAQHVELYAIGNVLAITENEDLNHLLCRRWQKLLGRSRLYYWGYGNSSLVKPGTGPRKGKAIWTNFDIRTILAENVEQDTLITCTSIDRLPAPAREGQILMCKYGSIFAPEMPQDYAGEALFLTLRPTSSLLDFTNEEWIIFSKDKTLEALYHNMLVLVKPQYPDLQLSSLMKDLLAREKDFSSAIGHGISLPHTYTDQLDESILILARVDPPIICPHDETRISLVFMVLSPHDRPEEHLTQISRIAKFVMSEETREALLKAQNRREIYRLLQRG from the coding sequence ATGCTTATAACTTTTGTGGCCGCATCGGTACTCGGTGTTGTCCTTTTTCTTATTTCCCAGCGTCTGAAAATCTCGGCCATCGTTCTCCTTCTTATTGCCGGCATACTGTCAGGCCCTGAATTTCTTGGCATTATCCAGCCTGAAAGCCTTGGAGAAGGCCTTAATACGATTATATCTCTCTCTGTTGCCATCATCCTCTTCGAGGGGGGGCTGACCCTCGATGCAACCGGTTACCGGCAGGTTTCTTCTGAAATCTGGGGAGTCCTTACAAGAGGCGTCCTCATTACCTGGGGCCTTTCAGCCCTTGCAATCAAGGTCCTTTTCGGTTTTGATATCATGCTCTGCCTCCTGTCGGCAAGCCTCATCATCGTGACGGGTCCCACCGTTATCGGGCCCCTGCTTCAGCGAATCAGGGTCAAGAAAAGCCTTCACAATATACTTTACTGGGAAGGGGTGCTCATTGATCCCATCGGTGTTTTTATTGCCCTCCTCTGTTACGAGTGGATTCTTAGCGCCGGTGAGCCCGAAGCCTATCTTAATTTCTTTTCCCGTTTTTTCGTAGGCGCCGTTATGGGCCTTGCTTTTGGCTACATAATATTTCATATCCTGAGAAAAAACTGGATTCCCGAAGAGAGACTCAACTTTTTCGTGCTGGCCAGCGCCCTTCTCAATTATACCATTGCCGACGGTATGGCTACGGAAAGCGGCCTCCTGAGTGTGACCATCCAGGGTTTCCTTCTCGGCTATAAAGAGACGCCCCAGCTTGACAAAATTATCGAATACAAAGTAGAACTCAAAGATTTTCTCATTGGCCTCCTGTTCATGCTCCTTGCCGCCAATCTTACGACGGAAAAGTTTTTGAATTACGGAACGACATTGATCACCGTTGTTGTCATCGTCATGTTTATCATCAGACCTGTAAATATCTTTCTCTCTACATGGGGCAGCACCCTTAAGGTAAGAGAAAAACTCTTTTTAAGCTGGATAGCCCCGCGAGGGATCGTGGCGGCCTCCATGTCATCACTCTTTGCCTTTCACCTGAAAGATAAAAACTTTCTTCATGCCGATTTCCTCGAATCCTTCACCTATGCTGTTATAGCCGGTACGGTTATCTTCCAGGGCTTTACGGCAAAGCATGTAGGAAAAATGCTGGGCGTCCTCGAACCGAGGCCGAGAGGCTGGCTTATCGTGGGCGCACACAAACTGGCCCGGGCCGTGGCCAAATTTATCCAGGACAACGGCGAAAGCGTGGTCCTTCTCGACACCAATCCCCGTGAAGTTAAAGTAGCAAAAAGGGAAGGTATTACCGCACTGTGCGAAAATGCCATGACCATCGATCCTGCCCAGCATGTTGAACTTTACGCCATCGGTAATGTTCTCGCCATTACCGAGAACGAAGACCTCAATCATCTGCTTTGTCGGCGCTGGCAAAAACTGCTCGGCAGATCACGGCTTTATTACTGGGGTTACGGAAATTCGAGCCTGGTGAAACCGGGTACAGGCCCCAGAAAAGGGAAAGCCATTTGGACAAACTTCGATATCAGGACCATCCTTGCAGAAAACGTGGAGCAGGATACTCTCATTACCTGCACATCCATTGACAGGCTTCCCGCCCCGGCGAGAGAAGGACAGATCCTCATGTGTAAGTACGGCTCAATTTTTGCGCCGGAAATGCCGCAAGACTATGCAGGTGAAGCATTATTTCTTACATTGAGACCAACGAGCAGTCTGCTCGATTTCACTAACGAAGAGTGGATTATCTTCAGCAAGGACAAAACGCTGGAAGCGCTTTACCACAATATGCTTGTTCTCGTAAAGCCCCAATATCCCGACTTGCAGCTTTCTTCACTTATGAAGGACCTTCTTGCAAGAGAGAAGGATTTCAGCAGCGCCATCGGCCACGGCATATCCCTGCCGCATACCTATACGGACCAGCTTGATGAGTCCATACTCATACTGGCCAGGGTCGATCCTCCTATCATCTGCCCCCATGACGAGACCCGCATATCTCTCGTCTTTATGGTCCTCAGTCCTCATGACAGGCCGGAAGAACATTTGACGCAAATATCGAGAATCGCCAAATTCGTCATGTCTGAAGAAACGAGGGAAGCCCTCCTTAAGGCGCAAAACAGGCGGGAAATTTACAGGCTGCTCCAGCGGGGGTAA
- a CDS encoding DUF72 domain-containing protein: MTGRFITGTSGWSYDHWREIFYPANLRSPDRLAYYASRFDSVEINNTFYRLPLEEVFIKWKETVPENFLFSLKASRYITHMKKLKDTEAATAGFIERAKLLHHHLGPILFQLPPRWGYNGERLGSFLSTLDPALRVAFEFRNMSWFNDEAYSILKNHGAALCLYQMPGFETPKIVTAPFVYIRFHGTGNLYSGSYGDEEIHRWGEIMRDFSNKGFDIYSYFNNDAEGNAVKDAGRLEKVLGRKA, translated from the coding sequence ATGACTGGACGCTTTATCACAGGAACCTCCGGCTGGAGCTACGATCACTGGCGGGAAATTTTTTATCCCGCCAATTTAAGGAGCCCTGACAGGCTCGCTTATTATGCATCCCGATTTGACAGTGTCGAAATTAACAACACCTTTTACCGACTGCCCCTGGAGGAAGTTTTCATTAAATGGAAAGAGACGGTCCCTGAAAATTTCCTTTTTTCACTAAAAGCGAGCAGGTACATAACCCACATGAAGAAGCTTAAAGACACTGAAGCGGCAACAGCCGGTTTTATAGAGAGGGCCAAACTGCTGCATCATCACCTGGGCCCCATCCTTTTTCAGCTCCCTCCCCGGTGGGGTTATAACGGGGAAAGGCTGGGCTCTTTTTTATCAACACTCGATCCTGCCTTGAGAGTTGCATTCGAGTTCAGGAACATGAGCTGGTTTAACGATGAAGCTTACAGTATTCTCAAAAACCATGGTGCAGCCCTTTGTCTTTACCAGATGCCCGGCTTTGAGACCCCAAAAATTGTGACGGCGCCTTTCGTTTACATACGTTTTCATGGAACAGGCAATCTTTATTCGGGGTCTTATGGGGATGAAGAGATCCATCGCTGGGGAGAAATTATGAGAGACTTCAGCAATAAAGGATTTGACATCTACAGCTACTTCAACAATGATGCCGAAGGAAACGCCGTAAAAGATGCCGGGAGGCTTGAAAAGGTTTTAGGCCGGAAAGCATGA
- a CDS encoding secondary thiamine-phosphate synthase enzyme YjbQ: MRKLIQIATSSREELVDITGEISTRVSESGVKNGIVSVYAQGATAAIMIQENWDDSVQMDVVNLLKKLIPKGLWLHDRQDGNGDSHLKAGLVGPSETIPVIDGRLGLSRWQNIFFCEFDGPRSERTIVCTVIEERP, encoded by the coding sequence ATGAGAAAATTAATTCAAATTGCCACGTCGTCCAGAGAAGAATTGGTCGATATTACCGGTGAAATTTCAACCCGTGTCAGTGAAAGTGGGGTAAAAAACGGCATTGTTTCCGTTTATGCCCAGGGGGCAACGGCTGCCATCATGATACAGGAGAACTGGGATGACAGTGTTCAGATGGACGTTGTAAACCTGCTGAAAAAGTTGATTCCCAAAGGCCTATGGCTTCATGACAGGCAGGATGGCAACGGTGATTCACACCTTAAGGCGGGATTGGTCGGTCCGTCGGAAACCATACCGGTAATTGACGGCAGGCTGGGCTTGTCCCGCTGGCAGAATATCTTTTTCTGTGAGTTTGACGGACCAAGAAGTGAAAGAACCATTGTCTGCACGGTTATAGAGGAGAGGCCCTAA